From Desulfomicrobium apsheronum, the proteins below share one genomic window:
- a CDS encoding DUF4064 domain-containing protein, with product MTEEIMPREDRMGKILTFIGGCLTGVLGVFAVAVMSEMSSNATSSDDSEHGGAQDDNPAAAVHDVEVDMK from the coding sequence ATGACTGAAGAAATCATGCCCAGGGAGGACAGAATGGGGAAGATACTGACATTTATTGGCGGATGCTTGACCGGAGTTCTCGGCGTGTTTGCGGTGGCGGTGATGTCGGAAATGTCGTCAAACGCAACGTCGTCCGATGATTCAGAGCATGGTGGTGCTCAAGATGACAACCCTGCAGCCGCCGTTCATGATGTAGAGGTTGATATGAAGTAG
- a CDS encoding sigma 54-interacting transcriptional regulator, giving the protein MAARHETTVLVVDDDESHRTILQALIKGWGYKLEGVDDGSRAVELAKEKPFDLILMDVRMAVMGGIEALKEIKSYNPSIPIIIMTAYSNVESAVEAIKAGAYDYLTKPLDFDMLRLTMERALEHVSLKAENQELKERLVSSFDPGNIVGRSEAIRRLMDMVAMIAPSEATVLINGESGTGKELIAKSIHFNSSRKNGPLVTVNCAALSETLLESELFGHEKGAFTGADKRREGRFMHANKGTIFLDEIGEISPAMQVKLLRAIQSREIQRVGNDQTIQVDVRIVAATNRDLKAEVEAGNFRQDLYYRLNVMAVVVPPLRDRREDIPLLAMHFLYKFADTNRKVVKGFTPQAMDMLLKYDWPGNIRELENAVERAVVLMPGDYVTERELPLSIDQSFESHDNATSKIVQSEDILPLNAVEREAILAALEITKGNKTEAAKKLGITRKTLLAKLQR; this is encoded by the coding sequence ATGGCCGCCAGACATGAAACGACCGTTCTCGTCGTAGATGATGATGAGAGCCACCGAACCATCCTTCAGGCTCTCATCAAAGGTTGGGGGTATAAATTGGAGGGGGTCGATGACGGATCAAGAGCCGTGGAACTAGCTAAGGAAAAACCCTTTGACCTGATCCTCATGGATGTCCGTATGGCCGTAATGGGCGGAATCGAAGCCCTCAAGGAGATCAAGTCGTACAATCCTTCCATCCCAATCATCATCATGACGGCCTACTCAAACGTAGAGTCCGCAGTCGAGGCGATCAAAGCCGGGGCCTATGACTATCTGACCAAGCCTCTCGACTTTGACATGCTCCGACTGACCATGGAACGGGCCTTGGAGCATGTTTCCCTGAAGGCCGAGAATCAGGAACTTAAGGAGCGCTTGGTTTCTTCTTTCGACCCCGGAAATATCGTCGGCCGGAGTGAAGCCATACGACGACTCATGGATATGGTGGCCATGATCGCGCCAAGTGAAGCTACAGTACTCATTAACGGCGAGTCCGGTACGGGCAAGGAACTTATCGCTAAATCCATCCATTTCAACAGTTCTCGCAAAAATGGTCCTCTCGTCACCGTCAATTGCGCGGCCCTAAGCGAAACATTATTGGAATCAGAGTTGTTTGGGCATGAGAAGGGGGCCTTCACCGGTGCCGATAAGCGGCGGGAGGGGCGCTTTATGCATGCCAACAAGGGTACCATCTTCCTCGATGAGATCGGTGAGATCTCCCCTGCCATGCAGGTCAAGCTCCTGCGGGCGATACAGTCCCGGGAAATCCAGCGCGTGGGTAACGATCAGACCATCCAGGTGGACGTACGGATTGTGGCGGCGACGAACCGGGATCTAAAGGCGGAGGTCGAAGCGGGCAATTTTAGACAAGACCTTTACTACCGACTGAACGTGATGGCGGTCGTCGTCCCACCACTTCGAGATCGAAGAGAGGACATCCCGCTCCTGGCCATGCATTTCCTGTACAAGTTTGCGGATACCAACAGGAAAGTTGTCAAGGGCTTCACGCCTCAGGCCATGGACATGCTCCTCAAGTACGACTGGCCCGGCAATATCCGAGAACTGGAGAACGCTGTGGAGCGAGCTGTTGTGCTCATGCCGGGTGATTATGTGACTGAGCGGGAACTACCGTTGAGCATAGATCAATCCTTTGAAAGTCATGACAATGCAACATCCAAGATTGTCCAAAGTGAAGATATTCTTCCTTTGAATGCAGTTGAGAGAGAAGCTATTCTGGCCGCCTTAGAAATCACGAAAGGAAATAAAACTGAGGCAGCAAAAAAACTTGGGATAACCAGGAAGACTCTCTTGGCAAAGCTGCAACGTTAA
- a CDS encoding cobaltochelatase CobT-related protein, with protein sequence MIDTRAVMRSLPLVASVLGRKYGVKVEIGGTDAYTDGTVIRLPSLPGDVPDTLLAMARGYLDHEAGHVRDTDFLALKAASLTPLEKHVWNTLEDRRVEHKLASIFPGCRQNFDWLIAHVFDTEAQKEPSQPAAIILNWLLLEVRSWDVAALRNRKNALAGQIDAAFPGVRPKIERVLRTVRTRCRSTQDAIDFAREIVRVLDLYANSTEQPVSPDQGAPLDDGSEPDEQSANGRNEQTPPGTQDDNSDQSECGGESQQGEAPDDGDGHDGGGNSDDADVSALPAVNGSQDQVREYVRDLLGAGEDALPQSLGDILADALQATSRQSQEGAVTVAIPTSKSAGSLTEADVLEARQASMALRTRLQGLLQTKILARASSGRSGRLDTGQLHRLAVSDPRLFRTKAERTGINTAVHILLDCSGSMVRRIRLACCSCYAVASALEASKINVAVTAFPSSQLPNGSYSTVAPVITHGQKVHTNLDLTPAGGTPMGEALWWVMQNMLPLSELRKLILVVTDGEPDSLECATQAIEQGEKAGFEIYGIGITSPGINVLLPRRNAVVNSMAELVPAMFTLLEGAILGR encoded by the coding sequence ATGATCGACACACGGGCCGTGATGCGCTCACTGCCCTTGGTGGCAAGCGTGCTCGGCAGAAAATACGGAGTAAAAGTCGAGATAGGAGGTACTGACGCCTATACGGACGGCACGGTCATCCGGCTGCCGTCCTTGCCGGGCGATGTCCCGGATACCCTTCTGGCCATGGCTCGCGGCTACCTGGACCACGAGGCCGGGCATGTTCGGGATACTGACTTCCTGGCCTTGAAGGCTGCTTCGCTCACGCCGCTCGAAAAGCATGTGTGGAACACTTTGGAAGATCGAAGGGTCGAGCACAAACTTGCGTCCATATTCCCAGGGTGCCGCCAGAACTTCGATTGGCTGATTGCGCATGTCTTCGACACGGAGGCTCAAAAGGAGCCATCTCAGCCTGCGGCCATCATTCTCAACTGGCTCCTGCTCGAAGTCCGGTCCTGGGATGTCGCTGCGCTTCGCAACCGAAAGAACGCTTTGGCTGGTCAGATTGATGCGGCCTTTCCAGGTGTGAGACCGAAGATCGAGCGCGTGCTGAGAACGGTCCGCACCAGGTGTCGTTCGACTCAGGACGCCATAGACTTCGCCCGCGAAATCGTGCGCGTTCTGGATCTGTATGCGAATTCAACCGAGCAACCGGTGTCGCCTGACCAGGGCGCACCACTGGATGACGGGTCCGAACCTGATGAACAAAGCGCTAACGGGCGTAACGAACAAACACCCCCCGGCACCCAAGATGACAACAGCGACCAGTCTGAATGCGGAGGGGAGTCACAGCAGGGCGAAGCTCCGGATGATGGAGATGGCCATGATGGTGGGGGCAACTCGGATGATGCCGATGTCTCGGCGTTACCTGCGGTCAACGGGAGTCAGGACCAGGTCAGAGAGTATGTCCGTGATCTCCTTGGGGCAGGGGAGGACGCCCTCCCGCAAAGCCTAGGCGATATCCTGGCGGACGCCCTGCAAGCCACATCTCGGCAGTCCCAGGAAGGAGCCGTCACCGTGGCCATACCCACGTCGAAAAGTGCAGGCTCCCTGACCGAGGCAGATGTTTTGGAGGCAAGGCAGGCGTCCATGGCGCTGCGGACCAGGCTGCAGGGCCTCCTGCAGACAAAGATCCTGGCACGAGCTTCAAGCGGCAGAAGTGGGCGTCTGGATACCGGGCAACTCCATCGTCTAGCCGTTTCGGATCCCAGGCTTTTTCGGACCAAGGCCGAGCGAACCGGGATCAATACCGCAGTCCACATCCTGCTCGACTGCTCCGGATCCATGGTGCGCAGGATCCGCTTGGCCTGCTGTTCCTGCTACGCCGTCGCTTCCGCCTTGGAGGCTTCAAAGATCAATGTCGCCGTGACCGCGTTTCCCAGTTCACAGTTGCCGAATGGCTCTTACTCAACCGTCGCCCCCGTCATCACGCACGGCCAGAAGGTGCATACCAATCTGGACCTCACACCCGCAGGCGGTACGCCCATGGGGGAAGCCCTGTGGTGGGTCATGCAGAACATGCTGCCTTTGAGCGAGCTGCGAAAGCTCATACTCGTCGTGACGGATGGGGAGCCGGATTCTCTGGAGTGCGCGACTCAGGCCATTGAGCAGGGGGAAAAGGCAGGGTTTGAAATATATGGCATCGGAATCACCAGTCCCGGAATCAACGTGCTCCTGCCAAGGCGTAACGCCGTGGTAAATTCCATGGCGGAACTGGTGCCCGCCATGTTCACTCTGCTTGAGGGCGCGATTCTTGGACGCTGA
- a CDS encoding DUF3150 domain-containing protein codes for MNTHTDIKVLDSLLALHLEVNIWTARKKLSPEDFAGATLPPEDLASLGSKRVCDPEALRVFGTLKARAVSLLDRHGVRFLGGWAIPESQADAIVTELEQILRDFNAAKEDFLSRYDESVRDWIAKHSGWEQIIADSTVSADYVRSRMGFIWRLYRIVPPDPADPVMEGLKDEVASLGQTLFGEVSKAATEAWHKCFAGKTEITRKALSPLRTIHQKLSGLSFVEPRVSPVADLIHTAFEHLPKRGRIEGANLLMLQGLVSLLRDTDGLIEHGQKIMDGTTSKDLLSLLVEGQREMSELDVQDEVGIVPTLDDLPPIFPDIPMQPVMPNCGLW; via the coding sequence ATGAACACGCACACCGACATCAAGGTCCTGGACAGCCTGCTGGCCCTGCACCTTGAGGTAAACATATGGACCGCACGCAAGAAACTGAGCCCCGAGGACTTTGCCGGGGCCACGCTACCCCCCGAGGACCTGGCATCCCTGGGCAGCAAGAGGGTCTGTGATCCGGAAGCCCTGCGGGTCTTCGGGACCTTGAAGGCCAGGGCCGTGAGCCTCTTGGACAGGCACGGTGTCCGTTTCCTTGGCGGATGGGCCATCCCCGAGAGCCAGGCGGACGCCATCGTGACCGAGCTTGAGCAAATCCTGCGGGATTTCAACGCTGCCAAGGAGGATTTCCTGTCGCGCTACGATGAATCCGTACGGGACTGGATCGCCAAACACTCGGGCTGGGAACAGATCATCGCCGATTCGACCGTCAGCGCCGACTATGTCCGAAGTCGCATGGGCTTCATCTGGCGGCTCTACCGCATTGTTCCTCCAGATCCGGCCGACCCGGTCATGGAAGGACTCAAGGACGAGGTGGCAAGCCTGGGCCAGACCCTGTTCGGCGAAGTGTCCAAAGCGGCCACCGAAGCCTGGCACAAATGCTTTGCAGGAAAGACCGAGATCACCCGCAAGGCACTTTCGCCCCTGCGGACCATCCACCAGAAACTCTCGGGTCTGAGCTTTGTCGAACCACGGGTATCTCCGGTTGCGGACCTAATTCACACCGCGTTCGAACACCTGCCCAAACGTGGCAGGATCGAAGGAGCGAACCTGCTCATGCTCCAGGGCCTCGTCTCCCTGTTGCGGGACACGGACGGCCTCATCGAGCATGGGCAGAAGATCATGGACGGCACGACCTCCAAGGACCTTCTGTCCCTCCTGGTCGAAGGGCAGAGGGAGATGTCGGAGTTGGACGTCCAGGATGAGGTGGGTATCGTGCCTACGTTGGACGATCTGCCGCCGATATTCCCTGACATACCCATGCAGCCGGTAATGCCCAACTGCGGGCTTTGGTAA